One Flavobacterium sp. 90 DNA segment encodes these proteins:
- the fmt gene encoding methionyl-tRNA formyltransferase — translation MEKLKIIFMGTPEFAVGILDTIIKNNYDVVGVITAADKPAGRGQKIKYSAVKEYALANNLTLLQPTNLKDEGFLAELKALNANLQIVVAFRMLPKVVWEMPSLGTFNLHASLLPNYRGAAPINWAIINGETKTGVTTFFIDDKIDTGAMILNSEIAIEPTENAGQLHDRLMLLGSETVIETLKVIENGNVTTTIQEDNEEIKTAYKLNKENCKIDWTKSGDEINNLIRGLSPYPASWCFLKDKDEEQSIKIYEAKLVSETHSYEIGKLICSKKEIKVAIQDGFIQLLSLQLPGKKRMQVAELLNGITFSDTAKVY, via the coding sequence ATGGAAAAATTGAAAATCATATTTATGGGAACTCCGGAATTTGCTGTTGGCATTCTGGACACCATTATCAAAAATAATTACGATGTTGTTGGCGTGATTACTGCCGCAGATAAACCAGCAGGACGCGGACAAAAAATAAAATATTCAGCTGTAAAAGAATATGCGCTAGCGAACAATCTAACTTTATTACAACCCACAAATCTTAAAGACGAAGGTTTCCTTGCTGAATTAAAAGCTTTGAATGCCAATTTACAAATTGTGGTTGCCTTTAGAATGCTTCCTAAAGTAGTTTGGGAAATGCCAAGTTTAGGAACATTTAATCTTCACGCTTCATTATTACCAAATTATCGTGGTGCAGCACCAATTAACTGGGCAATTATTAATGGAGAAACCAAAACCGGTGTCACAACTTTCTTTATCGACGACAAAATTGATACTGGCGCAATGATTTTAAATTCGGAAATTGCAATTGAGCCAACAGAAAATGCAGGGCAACTACATGATCGATTAATGTTATTAGGAAGTGAAACTGTTATTGAGACTTTAAAAGTTATCGAAAACGGAAATGTAACCACGACAATTCAGGAAGATAATGAGGAAATAAAAACTGCTTATAAATTAAATAAAGAAAATTGTAAGATCGATTGGACGAAATCCGGCGACGAAATCAATAATCTAATTCGAGGATTAAGTCCATATCCTGCTTCGTGGTGTTTCTTGAAAGACAAAGACGAAGAGCAATCCATCAAAATATATGAGGCAAAATTGGTTTCTGAAACGCATTCTTATGAGATTGGAAAGCTGATTTGCAGCAAAAAAGAAATCAAAGTTGCGATTCAAGATGGCTTTATTCAGCTTTTGAGTTTGCAATTACCGGGTAAAAAAAGAATGCAAGTGGCAGAATTACTAAATGGTATAACTTTTTCTGATACAGCAAAGGTCTATTAA